The proteins below come from a single Rhizobium sp. BT04 genomic window:
- a CDS encoding 5' DNA nuclease gives MVDKASDGRKKEEAADFPAGFGRLAAEMLENARAMPVHPLMAHPAAAFAAATAIGFGFSTQMAGAFFGAFQSALETTGKLAAALDDTPPDALMPDVEIRPENIRPAVKAVAKPAAETKPDVEKKARPKLTVVTPVSEPVPASQPKPAVKARPVARAVKADDLKLITGIGPKLEQVLNARGIRSFAEIAAWSDEEIVRLDAELGFNGRIGRDDWTGQAKVLAGRGRRRK, from the coding sequence ATGGTGGACAAGGCATCCGACGGCAGAAAGAAGGAAGAGGCAGCCGATTTCCCGGCCGGCTTTGGCCGGCTTGCTGCCGAGATGCTGGAAAATGCGCGGGCAATGCCGGTGCATCCGCTGATGGCACATCCTGCCGCAGCCTTTGCCGCCGCGACGGCGATCGGCTTTGGTTTCTCGACCCAGATGGCAGGCGCCTTTTTCGGCGCCTTCCAGAGCGCACTGGAAACGACCGGCAAGCTTGCTGCCGCCCTCGATGACACGCCGCCGGACGCGTTGATGCCCGACGTCGAGATCCGGCCGGAGAATATTCGCCCTGCCGTCAAGGCTGTCGCCAAGCCGGCGGCCGAGACCAAGCCTGACGTCGAGAAGAAGGCAAGGCCGAAACTGACTGTTGTCACACCGGTCAGCGAACCGGTTCCTGCCAGCCAGCCGAAGCCCGCCGTCAAGGCCAGGCCGGTTGCGCGGGCTGTTAAGGCCGACGATCTGAAGCTGATCACCGGTATCGGCCCGAAGCTGGAGCAGGTACTGAACGCCAGGGGCATTCGCAGCTTCGCCGAGATCGCCGCATGGAGCGATGAGGAAATCGTCCGGCTCGACGCCGAGCTTGGCTTCAATGGCCGCATCGGCCGTGACGACTGGACTGGTCAGGCGAAGGTTCTGGCGGGACGGGGCCGTAGACGGAAATGA
- the nuoG gene encoding NADH-quinone oxidoreductase subunit NuoG, translating to MAKLKIDGNEIEVPDHFTLLQACEDAGAEVPRFCFHERLSVAGNCRMCLVEVKGGPPKPQASCAMSVRDIRGGPNGELPEVFTNTPMVKKAREGVMEFLLINHPLDCPICDQGGECDLQDQAMAFGIDTSRYQEDKRAVEDKYIGPLVKTVMNRCIHCTRCVRFTTEVAGISELGLIGRGEDAEITTYLEQAMTSELQGNVVDLCPVGALTSKPFAFTARPWELNKTESIDVMDAVGSAIRVDTRGREVMRILPRVNEAINEEWISDKSRFIWDGLKTQRLDRPYVRRDGRLQPATWAEAFGAIKAAVSATSGDKIGAISGDLASVEEMYALSELVKSLGSANLDCRQDGAALDPSLGRASYLFNPTISGIDQADALLIIGANPRFEAAILNARIRKRWRRGKFPIGVIGEPGELRYSYDYLGGGPDTLKDLVDGNHAFAEVLKNAAKPMIIIGQGALSRTDGAGVLASAAKLAGSVGAVVEGWNGFAVLHTAASRVGGLDLGFVPGAKGVNAAEMLTAMDVLFLLGADELDFAAKKARLTVYIGSHGDNGAHHADVILPAAAYTEKSGTWVNTEGRVQMGNRAGFAPGDAREDWAIIRALSDVLGKKLPFDSLSELRVRLYAAFPHFAAIDEIAESDSAQIAAVAKKAGKMNKSGFASPVKDFYLTNPIARASAVMAECSALARNNFKVAAE from the coding sequence ATGGCAAAACTGAAGATTGACGGCAACGAGATCGAAGTTCCGGATCATTTCACGCTATTGCAGGCGTGTGAGGATGCCGGCGCCGAGGTTCCGCGCTTCTGCTTCCACGAGCGGCTGTCGGTTGCCGGCAATTGCCGCATGTGCCTTGTCGAAGTGAAGGGCGGCCCGCCGAAGCCGCAGGCTTCCTGCGCCATGAGCGTGCGCGATATCCGCGGCGGCCCGAACGGCGAACTGCCCGAGGTCTTCACCAACACCCCGATGGTCAAGAAGGCCCGCGAAGGTGTGATGGAATTCCTGTTGATCAACCATCCGCTCGATTGCCCGATCTGCGACCAGGGCGGCGAATGCGACCTGCAGGACCAGGCGATGGCCTTCGGCATCGACACTTCGCGTTACCAGGAAGACAAGCGCGCCGTCGAGGACAAGTATATCGGCCCGCTGGTCAAGACGGTGATGAACCGCTGCATCCATTGCACGCGCTGCGTCCGCTTCACCACCGAGGTCGCCGGCATTTCCGAACTCGGCCTGATCGGCCGCGGTGAGGATGCCGAGATCACCACCTATCTCGAACAGGCGATGACCTCCGAGCTGCAGGGCAACGTCGTCGACCTTTGCCCGGTCGGCGCGCTCACCTCGAAGCCCTTCGCCTTCACCGCGCGCCCCTGGGAATTGAACAAGACCGAATCGATCGACGTCATGGATGCCGTCGGTTCGGCGATCCGCGTCGACACCCGCGGCCGCGAAGTCATGCGCATCCTGCCGCGTGTCAACGAGGCGATCAATGAAGAGTGGATCTCCGACAAGAGCCGCTTCATCTGGGACGGCCTGAAGACCCAGCGCCTCGACCGGCCCTATGTGCGCCGCGACGGCCGCCTGCAGCCGGCCACCTGGGCCGAAGCCTTCGGCGCCATCAAGGCCGCCGTCAGCGCCACCTCGGGCGACAAGATCGGCGCGATATCAGGCGACCTTGCTTCCGTCGAGGAGATGTATGCGCTCTCCGAACTGGTGAAGTCGCTGGGATCGGCCAATCTCGACTGTCGCCAGGATGGGGCCGCACTGGATCCGTCGCTCGGCCGTGCAAGCTATCTCTTCAACCCGACCATTTCGGGCATCGACCAGGCCGACGCGCTCTTGATCATCGGCGCCAATCCGCGTTTCGAGGCAGCCATCCTCAACGCCCGCATCCGCAAGCGCTGGCGCCGGGGCAAGTTCCCGATCGGCGTCATCGGCGAGCCGGGCGAGTTGCGCTACAGCTATGACTACCTCGGCGGCGGTCCCGACACGCTGAAGGATCTGGTCGACGGCAACCATGCCTTCGCCGAAGTCCTGAAGAATGCCGCCAAGCCGATGATCATCATCGGCCAGGGCGCGCTGTCGCGCACCGACGGCGCTGGCGTTCTCGCCAGTGCGGCCAAGCTCGCCGGTTCGGTCGGCGCTGTTGTCGAAGGCTGGAACGGTTTTGCCGTCCTCCATACCGCAGCGTCCCGCGTCGGTGGCCTCGATCTCGGCTTCGTGCCGGGGGCCAAGGGCGTCAACGCCGCCGAAATGCTGACGGCAATGGATGTGCTCTTCCTGCTCGGCGCCGACGAACTCGACTTTGCCGCCAAGAAGGCCAGGCTCACCGTCTATATCGGCTCGCACGGCGATAACGGCGCGCATCATGCCGACGTCATCCTGCCGGCCGCAGCCTATACCGAAAAGTCCGGCACCTGGGTCAACACCGAAGGCCGCGTTCAGATGGGCAACCGCGCCGGCTTTGCGCCGGGTGATGCCCGCGAGGACTGGGCGATCATCCGTGCTCTTTCCGACGTGCTCGGCAAGAAGCTTCCCTTCGATTCGCTGAGCGAATTGCGCGTCCGGCTCTATGCCGCTTTCCCGCATTTCGCCGCCATCGATGAGATCGCCGAAAGCGATAGCGCCCAAATTGCCGCAGTTGCGAAAAAAGCCGGCAAGATGAACAAGTCAGGGTTTGCGTCGCCGGTGAAAGACTTCTATTTGACGAACCCGATAGCGCGTGCCTCGGCTGTCATGGCGGAGTGCTCGGCATTGGCCCGCAACAACTTCAAAGTCGCGGCAGAGTAA
- the nuoH gene encoding NADH-quinone oxidoreductase subunit NuoH, with product MDSFFSSYVWPAIIMIGQSLLLLVCLLVFIAYVLLADRKIWAAVQLRRGPNVVGPFGLFQSFADLLKFVFKEPIIPAGANKAVFLLAPLVTVLLALSTWAVVPLADGWVIANINVGILYIFAISSLEVYGIIMGGWASNSKYPFLGALRSAAQMVSYEVSIGFVIVTVLLCVGSLNLTDIVNAQHTGLGTMLGLPASFLDWHWLSLFPMFIIFFISALAETNRPPFDLPEAESELVAGFMVEYGSSPYMMFMLGEYAAVCLMCALTTILFLGGWLPPVDIWILNWVPGIIWFTLKACLVFFMFAMVKAFVPRYRYDQLMRLGWKVFLPLSLAMVVIVAFVLKLTGWA from the coding sequence ATGGATTCTTTCTTTTCGAGCTATGTCTGGCCGGCGATCATCATGATCGGTCAGTCGCTGCTGCTTCTCGTCTGCCTGCTCGTCTTCATCGCCTATGTGCTGCTCGCCGACCGCAAGATCTGGGCGGCCGTGCAGCTGCGTCGCGGCCCGAACGTCGTCGGTCCCTTCGGCCTGTTCCAGTCCTTCGCCGACCTTTTGAAGTTCGTCTTCAAGGAGCCGATCATTCCGGCCGGCGCCAACAAGGCGGTGTTCCTGCTGGCCCCGCTGGTGACGGTGCTTCTGGCGCTGTCCACCTGGGCAGTGGTGCCGCTGGCCGACGGATGGGTGATCGCCAACATCAATGTCGGCATCCTCTATATTTTCGCGATTTCCTCGCTCGAGGTTTACGGCATCATCATGGGCGGCTGGGCTTCGAACTCGAAGTATCCGTTCCTCGGCGCGCTGCGTTCGGCCGCACAGATGGTGTCCTATGAAGTCTCGATCGGCTTCGTCATCGTCACCGTGCTTCTCTGCGTCGGATCGCTGAACCTGACCGACATCGTCAATGCTCAGCATACCGGCCTGGGCACCATGCTCGGCCTGCCGGCGTCGTTCCTCGACTGGCACTGGCTGTCGCTGTTCCCGATGTTCATCATCTTCTTCATTTCGGCACTCGCCGAGACGAACCGTCCGCCTTTCGACCTTCCGGAAGCCGAATCGGAACTCGTTGCCGGCTTCATGGTCGAATACGGCTCCTCGCCATACATGATGTTCATGCTCGGCGAATATGCGGCCGTCTGCCTGATGTGCGCGCTGACGACGATCCTCTTCCTCGGCGGCTGGCTGCCCCCGGTCGATATCTGGATCCTCAACTGGGTCCCAGGCATCATCTGGTTCACGCTGAAGGCCTGCCTGGTGTTCTTCATGTTCGCGATGGTCAAGGCCTTCGTTCCGCGCTACCGCTACGACCAGCTCATGCGCCTCGGCTGGAAAGTTTTCCTGCCGCTGTCGCTCGCCATGGTCGTCATCGTTGCATTCGTGCTGAAACTGACGGGGTGGGCATGA
- the nuoI gene encoding NADH-quinone oxidoreductase subunit NuoI — protein sequence MASLSGSISSLFLKEFVGAFFLSMRYFFRQKATINYPFEKGPVSPRFRGEHALRRYPNGEERCIACKLCEAICPAQAITIEAGPRRNDGTRRTVRYDIDMVKCIYCGFCQEACPVDAIVEGPNFEFATETREELYFDKARLLDNGDRWEREIARNIAIDSPYR from the coding sequence ATGGCAAGCTTGTCCGGCTCCATCAGCTCGCTGTTTCTCAAGGAATTCGTCGGCGCGTTCTTTCTGTCGATGCGCTATTTCTTCCGCCAGAAGGCGACGATCAACTATCCCTTCGAAAAAGGCCCGGTCTCCCCGCGTTTCCGCGGCGAGCATGCGCTGCGCCGTTATCCGAACGGTGAGGAACGCTGCATCGCCTGCAAACTCTGCGAGGCGATCTGTCCTGCCCAGGCGATCACCATCGAGGCCGGTCCGCGCCGCAACGACGGCACGCGCCGCACGGTGCGATACGACATCGACATGGTGAAGTGCATCTATTGCGGCTTCTGCCAGGAAGCCTGCCCGGTCGACGCGATCGTCGAAGGCCCGAATTTCGAATTTGCGACGGAAACCCGCGAAGAGCTCTATTTCGACAAGGCGCGGCTTCTGGATAACGGAGACCGGTGGGAGCGCGAAATCGCCCGCAACATCGCGATCGACTCGCCGTACCGCTGA
- a CDS encoding NADH-quinone oxidoreductase subunit J: MGLQALFFYLFAFVAVASAFMVIWAKNPVHSVLFLILVFFNAAGLFLLAGAEFLAMILLVVYVGAVAVLFLFVVMMLDIDFTELRAGVLEYAPIGGLIGVILAAELIVVIGGSVISPEIAKSVAMPIPALSERTNTAALGDVLYTNYVYFFQIAGLVLLVAMIGAIVLTLRHRTNIKRQNIPRQVARTPATAVEVVSVKPGQGV, translated from the coding sequence ATGGGTCTGCAGGCTCTATTTTTCTATCTTTTCGCCTTTGTCGCGGTGGCGTCGGCGTTCATGGTCATCTGGGCGAAGAACCCGGTTCACTCGGTTCTGTTCCTGATCCTGGTGTTCTTCAACGCGGCCGGCCTCTTCCTGCTGGCCGGTGCCGAATTCCTGGCGATGATCCTGCTCGTCGTCTATGTCGGCGCCGTCGCCGTTCTCTTCCTCTTCGTGGTGATGATGCTCGATATCGACTTCACCGAATTGAGGGCAGGGGTTCTCGAATATGCGCCGATCGGCGGGCTGATCGGAGTGATCCTGGCGGCCGAACTGATCGTCGTCATCGGCGGCAGCGTCATCTCGCCGGAGATCGCCAAATCAGTCGCCATGCCGATCCCGGCACTCAGCGAGCGGACGAATACGGCCGCCCTCGGCGACGTGCTCTATACCAACTACGTCTATTTCTTCCAGATCGCCGGTCTGGTGCTGCTGGTCGCCATGATCGGCGCGATCGTGCTGACGCTGAGGCATCGCACCAACATCAAGCGGCAGAATATTCCGCGGCAGGTTGCCCGCACGCCCGCCACCGCCGTCGAGGTGGTGTCGGTCAAGCCCGGGCAGGGCGTCTAA
- the nuoK gene encoding NADH-quinone oxidoreductase subunit NuoK → MVIGLSHYLTVSAILFTLGVFGIFLNRKNVIVILMSVELILLAVNINMVAFSHFLNDIVGQVFALFILTVAAAEAAIGLAILVVFYRNRGSIAVEDVNMMKG, encoded by the coding sequence ATGGTCATCGGACTTTCCCACTACCTGACGGTTAGCGCCATCCTCTTCACGCTCGGCGTCTTCGGCATCTTCCTGAACCGGAAGAACGTCATCGTCATCCTGATGTCGGTCGAACTGATCCTGCTTGCCGTCAACATCAACATGGTCGCCTTTTCCCATTTCCTGAACGACATCGTCGGCCAGGTCTTCGCGCTGTTCATCCTGACGGTCGCGGCTGCCGAAGCGGCGATCGGTCTTGCAATTCTCGTTGTCTTCTACCGCAACCGCGGCTCGATCGCGGTCGAAGACGTCAATATGATGAAGGGCTGA